The Acidimicrobiales bacterium genome contains a region encoding:
- a CDS encoding DUF4214 domain-containing protein, whose translation MTTTTSSLPRRGRRRTGLRASVGRLAALVVGTSLLVGATTGAAPGPAAAAPAPLDAAPAAGPGAMDADQIPLSGPAGASSARAAGDAPAPTGWSETIVLLPGTQMVALSWDGGTSGPAGPASARLALRSRGPAGSWTDWLPLAPDPADQGGEGAGRVGSDVVWLGSDGADTLEVRVDAGPVSGLELLRMRYHEGEPVAVEAPPESTSRAAAARPTIRPRSDWASGGWRSGTSGCGSGPSVASRLDHVVVHHTASTNSYTQAQVPGLIDGIYRYHTGSLGWCDIAYNFVVDKYGTIWQGRSGDVTKPVVGGHAMGFNTYSSGVTLLGQFEPGASPAAATPTSAMINSAARLIGWKLSLHGLNPKGSVTVTSGGSTRYSAGTRVTLPVVNYHQQSSTTACPGASVISRMGTIRDLAAQHMGGSGPDPDPDPEPPTGDPDPSRWRPFPDAQTLTYRQYVDFLRNPGTYEGRTWWNTNLVNGNTNRNALVVALLESGELQRRTAAPVRLYLAYFDRAPDHPGLRYWWARMDAGTSIRKVSASFADSAEFRRRYGSLSDREFVRLVYRNVLGREPDPSGQQYWEGRLSSGAEDRGGVMAQFSESSEYRGQTRSVVEAVVTHDAMLQRAATTDQMHDLAVFVEADRSSLVNQIFGSAEYAARFS comes from the coding sequence GTGACCACGACGACCTCCTCCCTCCCCCGCCGGGGGCGTCGCCGGACCGGCCTGCGGGCCTCGGTCGGCCGGCTCGCCGCCCTCGTCGTCGGCACCTCCCTCCTGGTCGGCGCCACCACCGGCGCCGCCCCCGGGCCCGCCGCCGCGGCCCCGGCCCCCCTCGACGCGGCGCCCGCGGCCGGGCCGGGCGCCATGGACGCCGACCAGATCCCCCTCAGCGGGCCGGCCGGCGCCTCGTCGGCCCGGGCCGCGGGTGATGCCCCGGCCCCCACCGGCTGGTCCGAGACCATCGTCCTGCTCCCCGGCACCCAGATGGTGGCCCTGTCCTGGGACGGGGGCACCAGCGGGCCGGCCGGGCCGGCCAGCGCCCGCCTGGCCCTGCGCAGCCGGGGCCCCGCCGGCTCCTGGACCGACTGGCTCCCCCTCGCCCCCGACCCCGCCGACCAGGGCGGCGAGGGCGCCGGCCGGGTGGGCAGCGACGTGGTGTGGCTGGGCTCCGACGGCGCCGACACCCTCGAGGTCCGGGTCGACGCCGGCCCCGTGTCCGGCCTGGAGCTCCTGCGCATGCGCTACCACGAGGGCGAGCCGGTGGCGGTCGAGGCCCCGCCCGAGAGCACCTCGCGGGCGGCCGCGGCCCGCCCCACCATCCGCCCCCGCAGCGACTGGGCCTCCGGCGGGTGGAGGTCGGGCACCAGCGGCTGCGGCTCCGGGCCCTCGGTGGCGTCGCGGCTCGACCACGTGGTGGTGCACCACACGGCCAGCACCAACTCCTACACCCAGGCCCAGGTGCCCGGGCTGATCGACGGGATCTACCGCTACCACACCGGCTCCCTCGGCTGGTGCGACATCGCCTACAACTTCGTCGTCGACAAGTACGGCACCATCTGGCAGGGCCGCAGCGGCGACGTCACCAAGCCGGTGGTCGGCGGGCACGCCATGGGCTTCAACACCTACAGCTCCGGCGTGACCCTCCTGGGCCAGTTCGAGCCCGGGGCCTCGCCGGCGGCGGCCACGCCCACCTCGGCCATGATCAACTCGGCGGCCCGGCTGATCGGCTGGAAGCTGTCGCTCCACGGCCTCAACCCCAAGGGCAGCGTCACCGTCACCAGCGGCGGCAGCACCCGCTACAGCGCCGGCACCCGGGTGACCCTGCCGGTGGTCAACTACCACCAGCAGTCGAGCACCACCGCCTGCCCGGGAGCCAGCGTCATCAGCCGCATGGGCACCATCCGGGACCTGGCCGCCCAGCACATGGGGGGTAGCGGCCCGGACCCCGATCCCGACCCCGAGCCCCCGACCGGTGACCCCGACCCGTCCCGGTGGCGGCCCTTCCCCGACGCCCAGACCCTGACCTACCGGCAGTACGTCGACTTCCTCCGCAACCCCGGGACCTACGAGGGCCGCACGTGGTGGAACACCAACCTGGTCAACGGGAACACCAACCGCAACGCCCTGGTGGTGGCCCTCCTCGAGTCCGGCGAGCTCCAGCGCCGCACGGCCGCCCCGGTGCGGCTGTACCTGGCCTACTTCGACCGGGCCCCCGACCACCCCGGCCTGCGCTACTGGTGGGCCCGGATGGACGCCGGGACCAGCATCCGCAAGGTGTCGGCCTCCTTCGCCGACTCGGCCGAGTTCCGCCGCCGCTACGGCTCGCTGTCCGACCGCGAGTTCGTGCGGCTCGTCTACCGCAACGTCCTGGGGCGCGAGCCCGACCCGTCGGGCCAGCAGTACTGGGAGGGCCGGCTGTCCAGCGGGGCCGAGGACCGGGGCGGCGTGATGGCCCAGTTCTCGGAGTCCTCGGAGTACCGAGGCCAGACCCGGTCCGTGGTCGAGGCCGTCGTCACCCACGACGCCATGCTCCAGCGGGCCGCCACCACCGACCAGATGCACGACCTGGCCGTCTTCGTCGAGGCCGACCGCAGCTCCCTGGTCAACCAGATCTTCGGCTCCGCCGAGTACGCCGCCCGGTTCTCCTGA